In one window of Ruminococcus albus AD2013 DNA:
- a CDS encoding glutamate--tRNA ligase, translated as MDNFALAKLLFPDVTASPEDMEAKYPQRDLPEGAFVTRIGPSPTGFVHLGNLYNAIIAERIAHQSGGVFYLRIEDTDNKREVEGAVETLINAMEYFGVHFDEGATAEGDNGAYGPYRQRQRAGIYHVFAKKLVEQGKAYPCFLTEEEIQAIRDEQMANKEDPGIYGKYAEKSRSLTLDDIKANIDAGKPWVLRYKGEMNNERIVVEDAVRGKIEMPRNFADFVLLKSDGIPTYHFAHVVDDHLMRSTHVIRGEEWISSLPMHVELFKQLGWKQPIYCHTATLMKIDVSEEDPEKQIKRKLSKRKDPELALAYYQQEGISNDVVWEFLLTLLNSNYEEWRAANPDASYMDFPYSIEKMSISGALVDMDKLRDIAKDTIARMDAETVYNNWLAWCEEYNKDFAELLKKYRDRTIAALNVGKNGKKPRKDIETWKQACDFMSFYYDETFKCEDDMAEQADEESRKAFFAKYLAGYDHSDDSSAWFDKVKAITEELGFAVKPKDYKKEPEKFKGSIVHITNMLRIALTGRANAPDIHEVSHVLGEDIVRARLSKWA; from the coding sequence ATGGATAATTTCGCATTAGCTAAACTGCTGTTCCCCGACGTTACTGCCTCCCCTGAGGATATGGAGGCCAAGTACCCCCAAAGAGATCTGCCCGAGGGTGCTTTCGTTACAAGAATAGGCCCCTCCCCTACGGGATTTGTACATCTGGGCAACCTTTACAACGCTATAATCGCCGAGAGGATAGCTCATCAGTCTGGCGGCGTTTTCTATCTCAGGATAGAGGATACCGACAACAAGCGTGAGGTCGAGGGCGCGGTTGAAACTCTTATCAACGCTATGGAATACTTTGGCGTACACTTTGACGAGGGTGCTACCGCCGAGGGCGACAACGGCGCATACGGTCCATACCGACAGCGTCAGCGTGCGGGCATATACCATGTTTTTGCTAAAAAGCTGGTTGAGCAGGGCAAGGCTTACCCCTGTTTCCTGACCGAGGAAGAGATACAGGCTATCCGCGATGAGCAGATGGCTAACAAGGAAGACCCCGGCATCTACGGCAAATACGCTGAAAAGAGCAGGAGCCTGACACTTGATGATATCAAGGCAAATATCGATGCGGGCAAGCCCTGGGTGCTGAGATACAAGGGCGAGATGAACAATGAGAGGATAGTCGTTGAAGACGCTGTCCGCGGCAAGATAGAAATGCCCCGCAATTTCGCAGATTTCGTACTGCTGAAGAGCGACGGCATACCCACCTACCATTTCGCACACGTAGTGGACGACCACCTGATGCGCTCCACACACGTTATCCGCGGTGAGGAGTGGATAAGCTCACTGCCGATGCACGTTGAACTTTTCAAACAGCTGGGCTGGAAACAGCCTATCTACTGCCACACAGCAACTCTGATGAAGATAGATGTTTCCGAGGAAGACCCCGAGAAGCAGATAAAGAGAAAGCTTTCCAAGAGAAAAGACCCCGAGCTGGCACTGGCTTACTATCAGCAGGAGGGTATCTCCAACGATGTTGTATGGGAGTTCCTGCTGACACTGCTGAATTCAAACTATGAGGAATGGCGTGCGGCTAACCCCGATGCTTCGTATATGGACTTCCCTTACAGTATCGAGAAGATGTCCATTTCAGGCGCACTTGTTGATATGGACAAGCTCCGTGATATCGCAAAGGACACCATCGCACGTATGGACGCAGAGACAGTATACAATAACTGGCTGGCATGGTGCGAGGAATACAACAAGGACTTTGCAGAACTTCTGAAAAAGTACCGTGACAGAACTATCGCTGCGCTGAACGTCGGCAAGAACGGCAAAAAGCCCCGTAAGGATATTGAGACCTGGAAACAGGCTTGCGATTTCATGAGTTTCTACTATGATGAAACTTTCAAGTGCGAGGACGATATGGCTGAACAGGCTGACGAGGAGTCACGCAAGGCATTCTTCGCAAAGTACCTTGCAGGCTACGACCACAGTGATGACAGCTCCGCATGGTTCGATAAGGTAAAGGCTATCACCGAGGAACTCGGTTTTGCTGTAAAGCCCAAGGATTACAAGAAAGAGCCCGAGAAGTTCAAGGGCAGTATCGTGCATATCACAAATATGCTCCGTATCGCCCTGACAGGCAGAGCAAACGCTCCCGATATCCACGAAGTCAGCCATGTGCTGGGCGAGGATATCGTAAGGGCAAGACTCTCCAAGTGGGCTTGA
- the rnhA gene encoding ribonuclease HI, which translates to MKKIEIFTDGACSGNPGPGGYGTILRFNNISKELYGGDPKTTNNRMEMTAVIKGLQALKEPCEIKLYSDSKYVIDAITKGWAVGWKKRGWVKADKKPALNSDLWEIILQLLAVHKVEFVWVKGHAGHTENERCDELAVKGSQEARSLGASFDKVVGE; encoded by the coding sequence ATGAAAAAAATCGAGATCTTTACCGACGGTGCGTGCTCGGGCAATCCGGGTCCCGGGGGCTACGGCACGATACTAAGGTTCAATAATATCAGCAAAGAACTTTACGGCGGCGACCCTAAGACTACCAACAACCGCATGGAAATGACTGCGGTAATAAAGGGTCTTCAGGCGCTGAAAGAGCCCTGTGAGATCAAGCTGTACAGTGATTCAAAATACGTGATAGATGCTATAACCAAGGGCTGGGCTGTGGGCTGGAAAAAGCGCGGCTGGGTAAAAGCCGATAAGAAACCCGCACTCAACAGCGACCTGTGGGAGATAATATTACAGCTTCTCGCCGTTCATAAGGTGGAATTCGTATGGGTGAAAGGTCATGCAGGTCATACCGAGAATGAACGCTGTGACGAACTGGCAGTAAAGGGTTCGCAGGAAGCAAGATCACTGGGCGCGTCTTTTGACAAAGTAGTCGGCGAATGA
- the trpA gene encoding tryptophan synthase subunit alpha: MKNRIDACFEDLKAQGKKALVTFVTAGDPDLGTTEKIVLEMFDKGSDIVEIGVPFSDPIAEGGTIQRASLRSLKHNTNLDQIFELVSRLRDNTDKPILLMMYLNTVFRYGTEKFFNNCKNVQIDGVIIPDMPYEERDEVKEYSEKTGVRSIYLVAPTSKERVKMIAEESKGFLYIVSSLGVTGTRKEISTNFNELLAPLKEGNYCPACIGFGISNGEQARKMADYCDGCIIGSAIVNIVEKYGADSVEPVGEFVASVREALDA, translated from the coding sequence ATGAAAAATAGGATAGACGCTTGCTTTGAAGACCTCAAAGCTCAGGGTAAAAAAGCACTTGTAACTTTCGTAACGGCTGGTGACCCCGACCTTGGCACCACAGAAAAGATCGTGCTTGAAATGTTCGATAAAGGCAGTGATATCGTTGAGATAGGTGTACCTTTCTCCGACCCCATAGCTGAGGGCGGCACGATACAGCGTGCTTCACTGAGATCGCTGAAACACAACACAAACCTCGACCAGATATTCGAGCTTGTAAGCAGGCTCCGCGACAATACGGACAAGCCTATACTGCTTATGATGTACTTGAACACTGTTTTCCGCTATGGTACGGAAAAGTTCTTCAACAACTGCAAGAATGTTCAGATAGACGGCGTTATAATACCCGATATGCCTTACGAGGAGCGTGACGAAGTAAAGGAATACTCCGAAAAGACAGGAGTAAGGAGCATTTATCTTGTTGCACCCACATCAAAGGAGCGTGTTAAGATGATAGCCGAGGAAAGCAAGGGCTTCCTTTACATAGTATCATCTCTGGGCGTTACGGGTACACGTAAGGAGATCAGCACAAATTTCAATGAACTGCTGGCTCCCCTGAAAGAGGGTAATTATTGCCCTGCCTGCATAGGTTTCGGTATATCAAACGGTGAGCAGGCACGCAAGATGGCTGATTACTGCGATGGCTGTATCATCGGTTCGGCGATAGTTAATATCGTGGAAAAATACGGTGCAGACAGCGTTGAGCCTGTTGGTGAATTTGTTGCAAGCGTAAGAGAAGCGCTTGATGCATAA
- the nifS gene encoding cysteine desulfurase NifS, with product MDKPFVYADNAATTNVSDNALNAMLPYLKEQYGNPSSIYTLGMDAAKAVLNARRQVAEALGAARPSEIFFTSGGSEADNLAIKSAAEFGAKNGKRHIITTNIEHHAVLHTCEYLENHGFDVTYLPADEDGIVSAEQVENAIREDTAFVSVMAINNEIGSILPIEEIGAVCRKKGVLFHTDAVQAIGHQHFDLKNMNIDMLSLSGHKFHSPKGVGALYVRTGTPLESLIHGGAQERGKRAGTENVAGIAAMGVAITDAVECIDERNIRLAKMRDRLIDGILSGIPYSRLNGGRERRSAGNVNISFRGIEGESLILALDIKGIAASSGSACTSGSIDPSHVLTAIGLNEELAKGSLRLTLGDGNTDEDIDYILEVLPETIKRLRSMSPMWQRICREEGIPDYTV from the coding sequence ATGGATAAACCCTTTGTTTACGCCGATAATGCGGCGACCACCAACGTTTCCGATAATGCCCTGAATGCCATGCTGCCCTATCTGAAAGAGCAGTACGGCAATCCATCAAGTATTTATACACTGGGCATGGATGCGGCAAAAGCTGTCCTCAACGCACGCAGACAGGTGGCTGAAGCCCTTGGTGCAGCCCGTCCCTCCGAGATATTTTTTACCTCGGGCGGTTCAGAGGCTGATAATCTCGCCATAAAAAGTGCCGCCGAATTCGGCGCAAAAAACGGCAAGCGACATATCATCACCACCAATATCGAACATCATGCGGTTCTTCATACCTGCGAATATCTTGAAAATCACGGGTTTGATGTTACATATCTTCCTGCTGATGAAGATGGTATCGTTTCTGCCGAACAGGTAGAAAATGCCATACGCGAGGACACCGCCTTTGTTTCGGTAATGGCTATAAATAACGAGATAGGAAGTATTCTTCCGATAGAAGAGATAGGTGCGGTCTGCCGAAAGAAAGGTGTTCTGTTCCATACCGATGCTGTTCAGGCAATAGGTCATCAGCATTTTGATCTTAAAAATATGAACATCGATATGCTGTCACTTTCGGGTCACAAATTCCATTCGCCAAAGGGTGTGGGTGCGCTTTATGTCCGCACAGGCACACCTCTCGAAAGCCTTATCCATGGCGGCGCACAGGAGCGCGGCAAGCGTGCTGGCACTGAAAATGTTGCAGGCATAGCTGCCATGGGTGTTGCAATAACCGATGCAGTAGAGTGTATAGATGAACGCAATATCCGCCTTGCGAAAATGCGTGACAGGCTTATTGACGGTATACTTTCCGGGATACCTTATTCTCGTCTGAACGGCGGCAGAGAACGCAGAAGCGCGGGCAACGTGAATATCTCATTCCGAGGTATTGAGGGCGAGAGCCTTATCCTTGCGCTTGATATCAAGGGTATTGCCGCATCTTCGGGCTCTGCCTGTACAAGCGGTTCGATAGACCCATCTCATGTGCTTACGGCGATAGGCCTTAATGAGGAGCTTGCAAAGGGTTCTTTAAGGCTTACACTCGGTGACGGCAACACCGATGAGGATATCGACTATATCCTGGAAGTCCTGCCCGAGACCATAAAGCGTCTGCGCAGTATGTCGCCTATGTGGCAGCGCATCTGCCGCGAAGAGGGCATACCCGATTATACAGTATAA
- the mnmA gene encoding tRNA 2-thiouridine(34) synthase MnmA — protein MAKKRVLAAMSGGVDSSAAVKLLLDEGYEVAGATMHLYNNEDIGVREKTCCSLNDVEDARLVALKLGIDFHVFNFSDEFKLRVMDNFVDTYLAGGTPNPCIECNKHLKFGSFLDRAKLLGFDFIATGHYVTSHFDEASGRWLLKRSADRSKDQSYVLYGMTQEQLSHTLFPVGAMNKPEIRAIAEENGLINAHKRDSQDICFIPDGDYASFITERAGEQPEGDIVLSDGTVLGRHKGLIHYTIGQRRGVGVSYSEPLFVTAKDMVSNRLIMGNAEQVCSKRLTAEDVNYITVDKLTSPLRCTAQTRYHQKDVPCTIYPTGENKAEVEFDTPHKAVSKGQSVVFYDGEYVIGGGTISGTEV, from the coding sequence ATGGCTAAAAAAAGAGTTCTCGCTGCCATGAGCGGCGGTGTTGACAGTTCTGCTGCAGTTAAGCTGCTGCTTGATGAGGGCTACGAAGTCGCAGGTGCGACTATGCACCTTTATAATAATGAGGATATCGGCGTCCGTGAAAAGACCTGCTGTTCGCTGAATGATGTTGAAGATGCCCGTCTTGTTGCGCTGAAACTCGGCATTGATTTTCATGTCTTCAATTTTTCCGATGAATTCAAACTCCGCGTGATGGATAATTTCGTTGACACCTATCTTGCGGGCGGCACACCAAATCCCTGTATAGAATGCAACAAGCACCTGAAATTCGGCTCTTTTCTCGACAGAGCAAAGCTTCTTGGTTTTGATTTCATCGCAACGGGGCATTACGTGACTTCCCATTTCGATGAAGCAAGCGGAAGATGGCTGCTTAAACGTTCAGCCGACAGGTCAAAAGACCAGAGCTACGTTCTTTACGGCATGACACAGGAACAGCTTTCCCACACACTTTTCCCCGTGGGAGCTATGAACAAGCCCGAGATACGCGCTATCGCCGAAGAGAACGGTCTGATAAATGCTCACAAGCGTGATTCTCAGGATATCTGCTTTATACCCGATGGCGATTACGCAAGCTTCATAACCGAGAGGGCAGGCGAACAGCCCGAGGGCGATATCGTGCTTTCCGATGGCACGGTGCTGGGTCGCCACAAGGGGCTTATACACTATACCATCGGTCAGCGCCGCGGCGTGGGAGTTTCTTACAGCGAACCGCTTTTCGTAACCGCGAAGGATATGGTATCGAACCGACTTATAATGGGTAATGCAGAACAGGTATGCTCAAAAAGGCTCACCGCAGAAGATGTGAATTATATCACCGTTGATAAGCTGACTTCGCCCCTGCGGTGTACCGCCCAGACCCGTTATCACCAGAAAGACGTTCCATGTACTATTTATCCCACTGGTGAAAACAAAGCCGAAGTCGAATTCGATACACCCCACAAGGCAGTATCAAAAGGACAGTCGGTGGTATTCTACGACGGCGAATATGTCATCGGCGGAGGTACTATCAGCGGTACGGAAGTATGA